One genomic window of Rhizobium sp. NZLR1 includes the following:
- a CDS encoding ABC transporter permease — MSLQTPTPATTGLPRLIAGGLVRYALLLALIAVFAAFSAATPTFLTVANLQSILVNNFTLLAIVSIAMTFAVASGGIDLSVGTAMDFASFAFVSLVLAGQPVALAALAGLAAGAFVGAFNALLISGIGVSPFLATLGTLFIGRSVQQLLTNGGNPVYLPPNGVPEAFRFLGHGAIAGFPVPLAIAIVVIAAAAVVFARTRFGRVILSIGIQPGVVRYSGIAAPAHVAVTFILVGLIAAIAGLILTATVTTYIPSSGNAFLLNAIGATFIGTTLSPLGRPNVGGTVLGALLLSIVANGLLLTDLNFYWQQVGTGTLIFAVLALSFVSRKAASGT; from the coding sequence ATGTCGCTCCAGACCCCTACCCCCGCCACGACAGGCTTGCCGCGTCTTATCGCCGGCGGCCTAGTGCGCTATGCACTGCTCCTCGCCCTGATCGCGGTCTTTGCCGCCTTTTCCGCGGCAACGCCGACATTCTTGACGGTTGCAAACCTGCAGAGCATCCTGGTCAATAATTTCACGCTGCTCGCCATCGTCTCGATTGCCATGACCTTCGCCGTCGCGTCGGGCGGCATCGATCTTTCTGTGGGAACGGCGATGGATTTTGCCAGCTTCGCCTTCGTTTCGCTCGTTCTCGCCGGGCAGCCGGTGGCACTCGCCGCGCTCGCGGGACTGGCGGCCGGGGCGTTCGTCGGCGCCTTCAACGCGCTCTTGATTTCCGGGATCGGCGTGTCGCCGTTCCTCGCCACGCTCGGCACACTGTTCATCGGCCGTAGCGTCCAGCAGTTGCTGACCAATGGCGGCAATCCGGTCTATCTGCCGCCGAACGGCGTGCCGGAAGCCTTCCGTTTCCTCGGCCATGGCGCGATCGCCGGCTTTCCGGTGCCGCTGGCAATTGCCATTGTCGTCATCGCGGCCGCTGCGGTCGTTTTTGCCCGCACGCGTTTTGGCCGCGTCATTCTGTCGATCGGCATTCAGCCGGGCGTCGTGCGCTATTCCGGCATTGCAGCGCCGGCCCATGTCGCGGTGACTTTCATCCTGGTCGGGTTGATCGCGGCAATCGCCGGCCTGATCCTGACCGCAACGGTCACCACCTACATCCCCTCCTCGGGCAACGCCTTCCTGCTGAATGCCATCGGCGCGACCTTCATCGGCACGACGCTCAGCCCGCTTGGCCGGCCGAATGTCGGCGGCACCGTTCTCGGCGCGCTGCTGCTCAGCATCGTCGCCAACGGCCTGCTGCTGACCGATCTGAACTTCTATTGGCAGCAGGTCGGCACGGGAACGCTGATCTTCGCCGTACTCGCCCTGAGCTTTGTCAGCAGAAAGGCCGCAAGCGGCACGTGA
- the glpK gene encoding glycerol kinase GlpK translates to MSGYILSIDQGTTSSRAIIFDGDMKMAGSAQAEITQYYPQPGWVEHDAAEIWQSVVDTVRKAIADAGLDAADIAAIGITNQRETVVVWDRKSGKPLHRAIVWQDRRTAEMCESLKADGYEKLFSAKTGLLLDPYFSGTKLRWLLDNADGLREKAEAGDVCFGTIDSWLIYNLTGGRVHATDATNASRTLLYNIDDGVWDEELLGILGIPVAMLPEVRECADDFGRVDEALFGAQLPILGVAGDQQAAAVGNACFEPGMMKSTYGTGCFALLNTGRDRVSSSNRMLTTIACRLDGETTYALEGSIFIAGAAVQWLRDGLGIIDQASEAGVLAAKADPGQQVYIVPAFTGLGAPYWDPAARGAIFGLTRNSGPAEFARAVLESVAYQTLDLLVAMKKDWGVNQLETVLRVDGGMAASDWTMQCLADMTGNPVDRSAIRETTALGAAWLAGSKAGIWPGKRDFAQAWACDRRFNPSMEESERQTKIIGWKNAVSRMISDASAG, encoded by the coding sequence ATGAGCGGCTATATTCTTTCAATCGACCAGGGCACGACATCTTCGCGCGCGATTATCTTTGATGGCGACATGAAAATGGCCGGCTCGGCGCAGGCGGAAATCACCCAATATTATCCGCAGCCCGGATGGGTGGAGCACGATGCCGCCGAAATCTGGCAGTCCGTCGTCGACACAGTACGCAAGGCGATCGCCGATGCCGGTCTTGATGCCGCCGACATTGCCGCGATCGGCATTACCAACCAGCGCGAGACGGTGGTCGTCTGGGACCGCAAGTCCGGCAAGCCGCTTCACCGGGCGATCGTCTGGCAAGACAGGCGCACGGCCGAAATGTGCGAGAGCCTGAAGGCGGATGGATATGAGAAACTCTTCAGCGCCAAGACCGGCCTGCTGCTCGACCCCTATTTCTCCGGAACCAAGCTTCGCTGGTTGCTCGACAATGCCGACGGCCTGCGTGAGAAGGCCGAGGCGGGCGACGTCTGCTTCGGCACGATCGACAGCTGGCTGATCTACAATCTGACGGGTGGCCGTGTTCATGCTACCGATGCGACCAATGCGTCCCGTACGCTGCTCTACAACATCGATGACGGCGTTTGGGACGAGGAGCTTCTCGGTATTCTCGGCATTCCGGTCGCCATGCTTCCCGAGGTCAGGGAATGCGCCGATGATTTCGGCCGTGTCGACGAGGCGCTGTTCGGGGCGCAGCTTCCGATCCTCGGCGTCGCCGGCGACCAGCAGGCGGCGGCCGTGGGCAATGCCTGCTTCGAGCCCGGCATGATGAAATCCACTTACGGAACCGGCTGCTTTGCTTTGCTGAACACCGGCAGGGATCGTGTTTCCTCGTCCAACCGGATGTTGACGACCATCGCCTGCCGCCTCGACGGCGAGACGACCTATGCGCTCGAGGGGTCGATCTTCATCGCCGGCGCCGCCGTTCAATGGCTGCGCGACGGCCTCGGCATCATCGACCAGGCGTCGGAGGCGGGGGTGCTGGCGGCCAAGGCCGATCCCGGGCAGCAGGTCTATATCGTTCCGGCCTTCACCGGTCTCGGCGCACCCTATTGGGATCCGGCCGCGCGCGGCGCGATCTTCGGCCTGACGCGAAACAGCGGGCCGGCGGAATTTGCCCGCGCCGTGCTCGAATCCGTCGCCTATCAGACGCTCGACCTGCTGGTGGCGATGAAGAAGGATTGGGGCGTCAACCAGCTGGAAACCGTGCTGCGCGTCGATGGCGGCATGGCGGCTTCGGATTGGACGATGCAGTGTCTGGCTGACATGACAGGTAACCCGGTCGACCGGTCGGCGATCCGCGAGACGACGGCGCTCGGCGCTGCCTGGCTTGCCGGCTCGAAAGCCGGCATCTGGCCCGGCAAGCGGGATTTTGCGCAGGCGTGGGCCTGCGACCGCCGCTTCAACCCCTCGATGGAGGAAAGCGAGCGGCAGACCAAGATCATCGGCTGGAAGAATGCCGTATCTAGGATGATTTCGGACGCCTCGGCGGGGTAA